A window of Primulina huaijiensis isolate GDHJ02 chromosome 9, ASM1229523v2, whole genome shotgun sequence contains these coding sequences:
- the LOC140984641 gene encoding ras-related protein RABA2a: MARRPDEDYDYLFKVVLIGDSGVGKSNLLSRFTRNEFCLESKSTIGVEFATRTLQVEGRTIKAQIWDTAGQERYRAITSAYYRGALGALLVYDVTKPTTFENVSRWLKELRDHADSNIVIMLIGNKTDLKHLRAVATEDAQGFAETEGLSFIETSALEAINVEKSFQTILSEIYRIISKKTISSNEPGPSSIKEGTSLVVGPQDSNKSTCCSTS, translated from the exons ATGGCGAGAAGACCTGATGAGGACTACGATTACTTGTTTAAGGTGGTGTTAATCGGCGATTCGGGCGTGGGTAAGTCCAATTTGCTCTCTCGATTCACTCGAAATGAGTTCTGCTTGGAATCTAAGTCCACGATCGGTGTTGAATTCGCTACCCGCACTCTCCAG GTTGAGGGAAGAACTATTAAGGCTCAAATATGGGACACTGCTGGCCAAGAAAGATACAGAGCCATTACAAGTGCATATTACCGTGGTGCCCTAGGAGCTCTTCTTGTATATGATGTGACTAAGCCAACTACATTTGAGAACGTTAGTCGCTGGCTGAAGGAGCTTAGGGATCACGCAGACTCGAACATTGTTATCATGCTCATAGGAAATAAGACTGATCTTAAGCATCTCAGAGCCGTTGCCACAGAGGATGCTCAAGGATTTGCTGAAACAGAGGGGCTTTCGTTCATAGAAACATCTGCTTTGGAAGCAATCAACGTCGAGAAATCTTTTCAGACCATCCTATCAGAAATTTATCGAATTATCAGCAAAAAGACGATCTCCTCAAATGAACCTGGACCTTCAAGCATCAAAGAAGGGACGTCCCTTGTAGTTGGCCCTCAAGATTCCAACAAGAGTACATGCTGTTCTACGTCCTAA
- the LOC140984095 gene encoding uncharacterized protein isoform X1 gives MKINSVSLLSDPKSRSCLCSLVVSASLICSVFFIGSAWLGTEMFELSPGYGLSRTHKYIDSDNCKESSKPNSIENVARENTHPEKCKRQCRPVGTEALPKGIVSATSNLEVSCLTCPISEKGETTVSRNLLAVAVGIKQKTLVNKIVNKFLANDFVVMLFHYDGIVESWNEEWGDKVIHVSAINQTKWWFAKRFLHPDIVAEYEYIFLWDEDLGVEYFHPGRYVSIIEEEGLEISQPALDSGKSEVHHEITVRRSRSRVHRRYYKLTGGGRCYGNSTTPPCVGWVEMMAPVFSRAAWRCVWYMIQNDLIHAWGLDMQLGYCAQGDRTVKVGVVDEEYIIHFGLPTLGGLSNENKTSTESSQSKNSSDLEPLATSVKYKIDNRSAVRLRSYNEMKMFKNRWDNAVKEDECWINPFNNHNSRKV, from the exons ATGAAGATCAATTCT GTTTCTCTATTATCAGATCCTAAAAGCAGATCATGTCTCTGCAGTCTCGTCGTGTCTGCTTCTTTGATTTGTAGTGTTTTCTTTATCGGAAGTGCATGGCTGGGGACTGAAATGTTCGAG TTATCGCCTGGATATGGACTGAGCAGGACACATAAATATATCGACTCTGATAACTGCAAG GAATCATCAAAACCGAACTCGATAGAAAATGTTGCAAGAGAGAATACACATCCGGAGAAATGCAAA agACAATGCAGGCCTGTAGGTACTGAAGCTTTGCCAAAAGGAATTGTTTCGGCAACATCGAACTTGGAAGTGAGCTGCCTAACATGTCCCATATCGGAAAAA GGTGAGACAACGGTTTCAAGAAATTTGTTGGCAGTTGCAGTTGGGATAAAGCAAAAAACATTGGTAAACAAAATTGTTAACAAG TTTTTGGCAAATGATTTTGTCGTGATGCTTTTTCACTATGATGGAATTGTCGAAAGTTGGAATGAGGAATGGGGTGACAAAGTCATTCATGTCTCTGCCATAAACCAAACAAAATG GTGGTTTGCCAAACGGTTTCTACATCCTGATATTGTTGCTGAATATGAATATATCTTTTTGTGGGATGAAGACCTAGGAGTCGAATATTTTCATCCGGGAAG ATATGTATCAATTATCGAGGAAGAGGGACTTGAAATTTCACAACCTGCTCTTGATTCTGGTAAATCCGAGGTTCATCATGAGATCACAGTCCGCAGAAGTAGATCAAGGGTGCACAG GAGATACTATAAGCTTACAGGCGGTGGAAGATGTTATGGAAACAGTACAACCCCTCCCTGTGTTGG TTGGGTTGAAATGATGGCTCCCGTGTTTTCAAGAGCAGCTTGGCGTTGTGTGTGGTATATGATTCAG AATGACTTGATCCACGCTTGGGGCCTCGATATGCAGCTTGGTTATTGTGCACAG GGTGATCGTACGGTTAAAGTTGGTGTGGTCGACGAGGAGTATATAATTCATTTTGGTCTCCCTACACTTGGTGGCCTTTCAAATGAAAATAAG ACAAGCACAGAATCATCACAGTCAAAGAACTCGTCAGATTTGGAGCCACTG GCAACTTCAGTTAAATACAAGATTGACAACAGATCAGCG GTTCGGCTACGATCCTATAATGAAATGAAGATGTTTAAGAACCGGTGGGATAACGCAGTCAAGGAGGACGAGTGTTGGATCAACCCTTTTAACAACCACAACAGCAGAAAAGTTTAA
- the LOC140984095 gene encoding uncharacterized protein isoform X2, producing MFELSPGYGLSRTHKYIDSDNCKESSKPNSIENVARENTHPEKCKRQCRPVGTEALPKGIVSATSNLEVSCLTCPISEKGETTVSRNLLAVAVGIKQKTLVNKIVNKFLANDFVVMLFHYDGIVESWNEEWGDKVIHVSAINQTKWWFAKRFLHPDIVAEYEYIFLWDEDLGVEYFHPGRYVSIIEEEGLEISQPALDSGKSEVHHEITVRRSRSRVHRRYYKLTGGGRCYGNSTTPPCVGWVEMMAPVFSRAAWRCVWYMIQNDLIHAWGLDMQLGYCAQGDRTVKVGVVDEEYIIHFGLPTLGGLSNENKTSTESSQSKNSSDLEPLATSVKYKIDNRSAVRLRSYNEMKMFKNRWDNAVKEDECWINPFNNHNSRKV from the exons ATGTTCGAG TTATCGCCTGGATATGGACTGAGCAGGACACATAAATATATCGACTCTGATAACTGCAAG GAATCATCAAAACCGAACTCGATAGAAAATGTTGCAAGAGAGAATACACATCCGGAGAAATGCAAA agACAATGCAGGCCTGTAGGTACTGAAGCTTTGCCAAAAGGAATTGTTTCGGCAACATCGAACTTGGAAGTGAGCTGCCTAACATGTCCCATATCGGAAAAA GGTGAGACAACGGTTTCAAGAAATTTGTTGGCAGTTGCAGTTGGGATAAAGCAAAAAACATTGGTAAACAAAATTGTTAACAAG TTTTTGGCAAATGATTTTGTCGTGATGCTTTTTCACTATGATGGAATTGTCGAAAGTTGGAATGAGGAATGGGGTGACAAAGTCATTCATGTCTCTGCCATAAACCAAACAAAATG GTGGTTTGCCAAACGGTTTCTACATCCTGATATTGTTGCTGAATATGAATATATCTTTTTGTGGGATGAAGACCTAGGAGTCGAATATTTTCATCCGGGAAG ATATGTATCAATTATCGAGGAAGAGGGACTTGAAATTTCACAACCTGCTCTTGATTCTGGTAAATCCGAGGTTCATCATGAGATCACAGTCCGCAGAAGTAGATCAAGGGTGCACAG GAGATACTATAAGCTTACAGGCGGTGGAAGATGTTATGGAAACAGTACAACCCCTCCCTGTGTTGG TTGGGTTGAAATGATGGCTCCCGTGTTTTCAAGAGCAGCTTGGCGTTGTGTGTGGTATATGATTCAG AATGACTTGATCCACGCTTGGGGCCTCGATATGCAGCTTGGTTATTGTGCACAG GGTGATCGTACGGTTAAAGTTGGTGTGGTCGACGAGGAGTATATAATTCATTTTGGTCTCCCTACACTTGGTGGCCTTTCAAATGAAAATAAG ACAAGCACAGAATCATCACAGTCAAAGAACTCGTCAGATTTGGAGCCACTG GCAACTTCAGTTAAATACAAGATTGACAACAGATCAGCG GTTCGGCTACGATCCTATAATGAAATGAAGATGTTTAAGAACCGGTGGGATAACGCAGTCAAGGAGGACGAGTGTTGGATCAACCCTTTTAACAACCACAACAGCAGAAAAGTTTAA